CCAAGGGTGTCGAGGAGGCCAAGAAGCACTTCTTCAAGGTCCCCCGCATCCAGGGCACCATCCCGCACCCGGTGCAGGGCGAGAAGGCCGCAGGCGTCGTCCTGCTGCGTCCCGCCGCTCCCGGTACCGGCGTGATCGCCGGTGGCCCGGTGCGTGCGGTGCTCGAGTGCGCCGGCATCCACGACGTGCTGAGCAAGTCGCTCGGCTCGTCCAACCAGATCAACATCGTCCACGCGACCGTCGAGGCGCTGCGGATGCTCGAGGAGCCCGAGGCCGTGGCCGCTCGCCGTGGCATGCGGGTCGAGGACGTCACCCCGGCCGCGCTGCTCAGGGCGCGCGCCGAGGGCCAGCTCGAGGCTGCTGCGGGGGTGCAGAAGTAATGGCACAGCTCAAGGTCCAGCAGACCAGGTCCACCATCGGACGCAAGGCCAACCAGCGCGAGACCATGCGCTCGCTCGGCCTCAAGCGCATCGGTGACGTGGTCGTCAAGGAGGACCGCCCGGAGATCCGCGGCATGGTCCAGACCGTCCGTCACCTCGTGACGGTCGAGGAGGTGGAGTGACATGACGCTCAAGCTGCACCACTTGCGTCCCGCTCCGGGCGCCAAGACCGCCAAGACCCGCGTGGGTCGCGGTGAGGGCTCCAAGGGAAAGACGTCGGGCCGCGGTACGAAGGGCACCAAGGCTCGCTACCAGGTCCCGGTCGCCTTCGAGGGTGGCCAGATGCCGATCCACATGCGCCTGCCCAAGCTGAAGGGCTTCAAGAACCCCTTCCGCGTGGAGTTCCAGGTCGTCAACCTCGACCGCCTCGGGGAGCTCTTCCCCGACGGTGGCTCGGTGACGGTCGACGACCTCGTCGCCAAGGGCGCGGTCCGCAAGGGCCAGCCCGTCAAGGTCCTGGGCCAGGGCGACATCTCGGTCGCCGTTCAGGTCAGCGCCAACGCGTTCTCGGGCTCCGCCAAGGAGAAGATCGAGGCCGCCGGCGGCACCGCGACCGTGGCCTGAGGGCCCATCTGATCGCACACTCGGTGAAGGCCCGGCCGCACAGTGGGAACTGTCGGCCGGGCCTTCGTCGTTACCCGGGAAGCGGGTCGAACACCGGCTGTTAGGCTTCCCCGGGCCCTCCGCCCCACAGCGGTGAGGGGCCTCTCGTCCGCCCGCCTGATCCTGGGCCGGGCACCCTTACGAAAGAGGAACCAGTGCTAGGCGCGTTCGCCAACGCTTTCCGGACGCCGGACCTGCGGCGCAAGCTGCTCTTCGTCCTGCTGATCATCACGATCTTCCGGCTCGGCTCTCAGGTGCCCACCCCGGGTGTCAACGTGGCCAACGTCCAGGCCTGCATCAACCAGCTGGAGGAGGGCGGGCTCTACAGCCTCATCAACCTCTTCTCCGGCGGCGCGCTGCTCCAGCTGACCATCTTCGCGCTGGGGATCATGCCCTACATCACGGCCTCCATCATCCTGCAGCTGCTCGTCGTGGTGATCCCACGGCTCGAGGCGCTCAAGAAGGAGGGCCAGGCGGGGCAGACGAAGATCACCCAGTACACCCGCTACCTGACGCTGGGCCTCGCCGTGCTCCAGGCGACCGGCATCGTCGCGCTCGCCCGCAACGGCGCCCTGCTCCAGGGCTGTGAGCGCGACCTGCTGCACGACAACGGCACGGGCACCTTCCTCGTCATGGTCGTCACCATGACCGCCGGCACCGCCGTCATCATGTGGCTCGGCGAGCTCATCACCGACCGCGGCATCGGCAACGGCATGTCGATCCTCATCTTCACCCAGGTCGTCGCCACCTTCCCGGCGGCCCTGTGGAGCGTCCAGACCTCGCAGGGCTGGGTCGTCTTCGGCGTCGTCATGGTGATCGGCCTGATCCTGGTGGCCGGCGTCATCTTCATCGAGCAGGCGCAGCGCCGCATCCCGGTGCAGTACGCCCGCCGCATGGTCGGACGCAAGATGTTCGGCGGCAACTCGACCTACATCCCGCTCAAGGTCAACCAGGCCGGCATCATCCCGGTCATCTTCGCCTCGTCGCTGCTCTACCTGCCGGCGATGGCGGTCCAGTTCAACCCCGAGAGCCAGAACCCGGTGCTCGACTTCATCGGGACCTACCTCGTCGGCGGCGACCACCCGCTCTACATGGCGATGTACTTCGCCCTCATCATCTTCTTCACGTACTTCTACGTCTCCATCACCTTCAACCCTGTCGAGGTGGCGGACAACATGAAGAAGTACGGCGGCTTCATCCCCGGGATCCGGGCGGGCAAGCCGACCGAGGACTACCTGTCCTACGTCCTGTCCCGCATCACGTTCCCCGGAGCTCTCTACCTCGGCCTGATCTCGCTGGTGCCGCTGATCGCCTTCGCCGCGATCAACGCCAGCCAGAACTTCCCGTTCGGTGGCACGTCCATCCTCATCATGGTGGGCGTCGCGCTGGACACGGTGAAGCAGATCGAGAGCCAGCTCCAGCAGCGCAACTACGAAGGATTCCTGAAGTAGATGAGACTCATCCTCATGGGCCCGCCGGGTGCGGGCAAGGGCACGCAGGCCCGCTTCGTGGCCGACCACTTCGGGGTCCCGGCGATCTCCACCGGCGACATCTTCCGCGCCAACGTCTCGCGGGGCACGCCGCTGGGGATCGAGGCCCAGCGCTACATGGACGCCGGTGAGTACGTCCCCGACGAGGTCACCAACAAGATGGTCCGCAACCGGATCGACGAGGACGACGCCAAGCCCGGCTTCCTGCTCGACGGCTACCCGCGCACCCTCGCCCAGGTCACCGAGCTCGACGGGATGATCGCGTTCACCGGCCACCGCCTCGACGCGGTCGTCGTGCTGACGGTCGACCCCGAGGAGCTCGTCCAGCGCCTGCTCCACCGGGCGCAGACCGACGGCCGCGCCGACGACACGGAGGACGTGATCCGTCGCCGCCAGGAGGTCTACGCCGAGCAGACCGCGCCGCTCATCGAGGTCTACCGCGGTCGTGGCATCTGCATCGAGGTCGACGGGATGGGTGAGGTCGACGACGTGACGACCCGCATCTTCGACGCCCTCGACGTGGTCCCGCAGAGCTGAGCCACCCATGGCGCTCCGGGACCGCGGGCTCGAGATCAAGACCCCCGACCAGATCGGGCTGATGCGCGTCGCCGGGCGGCTCGTGGGGGAGACCCTCGAGCTGCTCCGTGACGCTGTCCGACCGGGTGTGACGACGCTGGAGCTCGACACGCTCGCCGAGACCCACATCCGCGACCACGGCGGCGTCCCGTCGTTCAAGGGCTACAGCCAGCCGCCCTTCCCCGCCACCATCTGCGCCTCGGTCAACGACGAGGTCGTGCACGGCATCCCGGGTGCCCGCGCGCTGGTCGAGGGCGACGTCGTCTCGATCGACTGCGGCGCCATCGTCGAGGGCTGGCACGGCGACGCGGCCATCACCGTCCCGGTCGGCGAGGTCGCCGACGACGTGCGCGAGCTGCTCCGGGTCACCGAGGAGTCCCTGTGGCGCGGCATGGCCGCGGCGCGGCTCGGCGGGCGGGTGACGGACATCAGCCACGCGATCGAGACCTACGTGCGCGCGCAGGGGCGCTACGGCATCCTCGAGGACTACACCGGCCACGGCATCGGCACCGAGATGCACATGGCCCCCAACGTGCCCAACTACGGCCGACGGGGCCGCGGTCCCTCGATCGTCCAGGGCCTCGCCCTGGCCGTGGAGCCGATGGTCACGCTGGGCAGCAAGCACACCGACCTCCTCGAGGACGAGTGGACGGTCGCCACCGTCGACGGTTCCTTCGCCGCCCACTTCGAGCACACCTTCACCGTGACCGAGCGGGGGGCGTGGGTGCTCACCGCCGTGGACGGCGGCGAGGCCCGCCTCGGGGCGCTCGGCGTCCCATTCGGCGGACGCTGAGTCCCGTTTCGCCCGCCACCGGGCGGGCGTGGGAGACTGGCCTGCGTTGGAGGGGAGTATTCCCCGGCAGTGGTGTCGTCAGTACGGCGTCCGCGCGAGCGGCGTCCGGTGCCACTGGTTCGCCGCACTGCTGTTGTCCCACGGCGCGCGAGCGGAAGAGACCTCCGGCGTCCGCGTGCTGCGCGGACTCCGACTCGCCTCATCCCTAGGAGCAACAGAGTGGACGTCCCCACCTGGGTCTGGATCGCCACCGGCGTGGTGACCCTCGCGATCTTTACCTTCGACCTCGCCGTGGTCGGCCGCCGGCCGCACGAGCCGAGCATGAAGGAGTGCGCGACCTATCTCTCGATCTACGTCGGCCTGGCCGTGCTGTTCGGGCTCGGTGTCTGGTACACCTCGGGCGGCACGTACGCCCTGGAGTTCTACTCCGGCTGGCTGGTGGAGTACTCGCTCTCCATCGACAACCTCTTCATCTTCATCATCATCATGGCCAAGTTCGCCGTGCCGCGTGAGCTGCAGCAGTACGCCCTGATGATCGGCATCGTGATGGCGCTGGTCATGCGCGCCATCTTCATCGCGGTCGGCGCGGCGGCGATCGAGCAGTTCAGCTGGGTGTTCTACCTGTTCGGCCTGTTCCTGGTCTACACCGCGTTCAAGCTGGCCAAGGAGGGCGGCGAGGACGAGGACGACGAGTTCGAGGAGAACAAGCTGGTCGCCTTCATCGAGCGCCGCTTCCCGGCGACCTCGGAGTGGCACGGCAAGAGCCTGTTCGTCCACGACAGCAACGCCAAGCGGATGATCACGCCGATGTTCATCGTGATCATCACCCTCGGCACGACCGACCTGCTGTTCGCGCTCGACTCGATCCCGGCGATCTTCGGCATCACCAAGGAGCCCTACCTGGTGCTGACCGCCAACATCTTCGCCCTGATGGGGCTGCGCCAGCTCTACTTCCTCATCGGCGGGCTGCTGCAGCGCCTCATCTACCTGTCCTACGGCCTGGCGTTCCTGCTCGCGTTCATCGGCGTCAAGCTCTTCTTCCACGCGCTGCACGAGAACGAGCTGCCGTTCATCAACGGTGGCGAGCACCTCGACTACGCGTGGCTCGAGATCCCCATCTGGCTCTCGCTGGTGGTCATCATCGCCACGCTCGCCGTGACGGCCGTGCTGTCCCTGTGGGTCTCGAGCCGGATGAGCCCCGAGGAGCAGGACGCGGCCACCGGTCCGCGCCGCGACTGGGAGGACGACTGAGCGTGGCTCGACCGCTCAGGTCACGCACTGGCTGTCGCTGGGGGAGTTGTCGGACCCCCGCGTCATCCGCAGGTCGAGGCACACCGGCTCGTCGGTGCGCACCAGCAGCTGTCGCTGCCGGGTGCTGCCGTAGGTCCGGGTGTCGTCGCGGTAGTAGCTGAAGGAGTCGCCCGGCTCGAGGGGCACGGGCGGTCGCCACTCGAACAGCACGCCGCGGGCCGTGCGGCTGCCGGTGAGCGTGGGCGCCTCGGTGAGCACGTCGGGCACGACGTCGGCCGGCGTCTGCGACTCGGTCGGGACGACCACGCCGGGGTCCTCGCCGCGCCCGTCACCGCGGACCAGCAGGAAGCCGACGACCAGCGCCACCACCGCGGCCCCGATGCCGGCCCACACCAGCGTGGAGGTGCGGCCGGTGTCGTCGTCCTCGTCGGTGGCGGGCTCGGCGACCTGCGCGGCGATCCGCCGCGGGCCGCTGGCCGAGATCACGGTCACCGGCTTCATCGCGGTGGCGTCCTCGGGCGCCTCCGGGACCTCCGGCGCCATGACGGAGGCGTCGGGGCGGTCGCCCTCCACCGCCACGGAGGTGCGGGCCCAGCCGGCGGCCGACTCGATCCGCTGCAGGGCGCGGGCCAGCTCCAGGGCGCTCGCCGGACGGTGCTCGGGGCGCTTGGCGAGGCACTGCTGGAGGAGCCGGTCGAGCGCCGGTGGGACGTCGGGCCGCTGGGTCGCCGGGGGAGCGGCGTGCAGGATCCGCGCGCTCAGCGCCCGCGTGGAGTTGTCGCCGGAGGGGATGGAGAACGGCGAGCGGCCGACGAGCAGGTGCCAGATCGTCGCGCCGAGGGAGTAGACGTCGGAGGCGACCGAGCCGTTGCTGCGGCCGTCGAGCAGCTCGGGTGGTGACCACGGGTAGGAGATGCGGACGTCGTTGTCGCCCTCGATGTCGGCGATGTGGCCGGCTATGCCGAAGTCGGTCAGGGCCGGCTCGTGGTAGGTCGTCACGAGGACGTTGCTGGGCTTGATGTCGCGGTGCAGGATGCCCGAGCGGTGCGCGGTCTCGATGGCGCTCGCGAGCTTGATGCCGGTCGCCACCGCGTCGACGGGCGCCATCGGGTTGGAGCGCACCCGGATGCCGAGGTCCGGCGGCGGGCAGTAGCGCATCACCAGGAACGGGCGGCCGCCCTCGGCGGTCACGCCGGCGGTGATGACCGAGACGATGTAGGGGTGGTCGGCCAGTCGCGCCATCGCGTTGGCCTCGGCGGTGAAGAGGTACTTCTCCCGGTCGGTGAGCGGCACGTCGGGCCGGACGACCTTGACCGCGACGCGCTGGCGCGGCCACTGCTGCTCGTAGAGGAAGACGTCGGCGAACCCGCCGCTGCCCAGGTGCTCGACGAACGCGAACCCGGGGATGTCAGGGGCGCTCACCGGGCGACCGCTCCGGTCTCGAACCGCACGGCGTAGACGTGCGCCATGTCGAGGACGGTGCCCGGCTCGAGGACGTAGGCGTCGCCGGGCCGCATCCGCTGCGGGTCGCGACCGGGCGGGGCCACGGTGGTGCCACCGCGGCTGTCGAGGTCACGCGCCACGACGTCCCAGCCGTCGAGCTCGATCTGCAGGTGCCTCCGGGACACGAAGGAGTGGTCGGCGGGCAGGTGGACGAGGTGGGGCCAGTCGGTGCTGCCCTCGGCGGGCGCGGGCTTGCGGCCGAGGATCACGCCGCGGTCGAGCGGCACGACCTCGCCGGTCGGCAGGCGCAGCCCGCCCAGCGACGGTCGCTCGACGCGACGCGGCTCCTGCGGGGCGACCCGCTGGTGACAGACCCGGCACTGCGGCGAGACGGGCGGCGTGAGGTGGCCCAGCGGGCAGCTCACCGCCAGCACGGTCGGCGCGGTGCTGTGGGACAGGTGCGCCGGGCGCATCGAGGTCGAGCCGTCGTGGTCGTCGGGGGCGGGACCGGGCTCGGGGGCGCGGTGCGGCGCGGACGCCGGCCGGATGGTCGTGTGGGAGCCCTCCTCGATGCGCTGGATGGCCAGCGGGTCGGGCTCCGAGGTGTCCATCAGCGACCCGGTGTCCTCGACCGGGCGGCGCGTGCGGGTGCGCGGGGGAGGGCCGTCGGGGCCCTTGGCGGCGAGGATCGCGGCCGGGATGCCGTCGATGAGCGCACCTCCCGGCGCGGCGGGTGCGGTCGCCTGCGCCGTCGGCTGGGCAGGTGGGGCGGTGCGGGTGGAGATCGGCGCGAGCTCGACGCGGTCCGCGGCGACCACCCCGCCGACGAGGCGCCGGGTCGGGACCAGGCGGTCGGGGTCGTCGCCGCCGTCGAGGCTGAGGATGCGCGACGGACCGGCGAGGCGTACGTGCCCGGCGCCGCGTGACAGCGCGGTGGAGGCCCCAGAGGTGAAGTCGACGAGGGCGAGCCCCGGGGGATCGCCGGCGAAGGACTTCTCGACGATGGCCATCACCCGCTCCACGACGGAGGATCCGGAGGGTGCGGTCATGGCCAGGACGTCCCAGATCTCCTGGACGACCTGCTCGTCACCGGGGTCGGTCAGCAGCACCCAGTGGGCCCCGCTGCCCAGAAGCACACCGGTCCCCCCGGCGTACCTCGCCTCCACGATCAACGTCGGCTCCCCTCGTACGCGCCCACCGCTCCATCATCACCCATCGCGCCGTTCCGGCGCAGGCAGTCCCGACTTGTCGTAACGTCGCTCCATACTTACCCTCCTCTGGGTGAGTGCGGCGGGCGCACGTCATCCGCGGGGGCCAAGGGGGGCTGGCGTGGCACGTGCGACGTTCGTGCGTCGACACCGGGCGGGCATCGCCTCGGGCCTCGCGCTGAGCGTCGCTGCCGGAGCCGTCGTCGCCTACGCCGTCACCGCCAGCGGCTACAAGGCCCACGAGGCCGAGCTCAACGACGGCGGCGTGTGGGTCGTCAACGGCAAGAAGGGCTGGTCCGGCCGGCTCAACAAGCCCGTCAACCAGCTCGACGGCGTCGTGCCCAACCCCGACGGCAAGGCCCGCCTCGACGTCGTCCAGGACGGCGCGGCCGTCGTCACGCTCAACACCGACGCCGCCCGCGGCCAGGCGCTGGAGACCAGTCGCCTCGAGCTGCAGGACGGCGGCGCGGCCGCGGTCCCCACGCTCGGTGACGTGCAGATGGCCGGCGGCACCCTCGCCAGCGTCGACGCCGAGACCGGTGCGATCTGGGCGGTCCGCTACGACGACCAGCTCGGCAAGCCCGTGGTGAGCGCCGTCGACCGGCAGGCCGACCCGCTCGCCGAGGTCGGCGAGCAGGCCGCCCTGGCGGTCAGCACCACCGGCACCGTCGTGGCCACGTCGGCCGTCGACGGCACGGTGACCACGCTCGCCCCCGACGACACCGTCCTCGGCGAGCCCGTGACGCGCGACCTCCCGCGTGCCGCCGGCCAGGTCTCGTCGGTGACCACGGTCGGCGAGCGCGTGGTCACCCTCGACGAGGACGCCGGGGTGCTGCGGGTCCTCGACGGCGCCGAGGCCACGGTCCCGCCCGGCAGCGTCCTCCAGCAGCCCGGACCCGCCTACGACGCCGTGCTGGTCGCGGCGGCCGACGGGCTGCTCAGCGTCGACCTCGACACGGGGGAGACGACGACCGTGTCCACCCAGTCCGGCGAGCCGGTCGAGCCGGTCCGGCTCGGCGCGTGCGTCTTCGGGGCCTGGTCGGGAGGGGTCGGCGCGCTCGCGGTGCAGTGCGGCGCCCAGGAGGTCAACGAGAGGTCCCTCGGTGGCGACGCGACGAGCCTGGCGTTCCGGGTCAACCGCGGCGAGATCGTCCTCAACGACGCCGACAGCGGGGCGGTGTGGGACGTCGAGCAGGAGAAGCCGGCCCGCATCGACAACTGGGACGCCTTCACGTCGAAGAAGCAGAAGGACGACGACGACGACCAGAACGACAACGAGACCGACGCCGACCGGCGACCGCCCCGCGCCAAGCCCGACTCCTACGGCGTGCGCGCCGGTCGCACCACGGTCCTGCACCCGCTCGACAACGACTCCGCGCCCGAGGGCCGGCTGCTGAGCATCGTCGACGTCGTCCAGCCCTCCGGCGGCGCCCGCGTGGAGATCAGCCCGGACGGGCAGACCCTCGTGCTGCAGATGCCGGAGGAGGCGCGCCCCGCGACGTTCGACTACGTCATCGACGACGGCCGCAACGGCCTGTCGGCCAGCGCCACGGTCGACGTGGAGGTCCGCGGCCAGGAGGAGAACGAGCCGCCGGACCTGCGCGAGGGCTACCGCAAGCCGACCTACCGCGTGCCCCACGGCGGCGCGCTGTCGGTCCCGGTCCTGGCCGACTGGCGCGACGACCGTGACGGCGACACCCTGCTCCTGGACTCCGCCGTCGCGGTCGACGGAGCGCAGAACGGCGCTGCTGCGCGCACCACCTCGGACGGCCGGATCCGATTCACCGCGCCGACCACCGCCGCGTCCGGCCCGCAGCTGGTCCGGGTCGACTTCGCCGTCACCGACGGCTCGACGCCGGTGCGGAAGTCGCTGAGCTTCCAGGTGCAGGCCCCCAAGGACCAGAAGGCGTTCGCCCCGAGCGCCGAGCCCGACGTCGTACGCGGTGAGGTCGGCAAGCCGATCAAGATCCGCCCCCTGCTCAACGACCTGCCCGGCTCGGACCCCAACACGCCCGACGCCGAGCTCGCGCTCGGGGGCAAGGTGCCCCAGCAGCCCAACGCCAGGATCGTCTCCGACCTCGACGGGGGACAGCTCACCTTCACCGGGGAGCGCGCCGGCACCTACTTCCTCAGCTACGACGCGGCCTACGGCAACGCCCCGCTCGACCAGGGCACGGTTCGCGTGGACGTGAAGCCCAAGCCCAAGCGTGCCGCCGAGCCGGTGGCGATGCCCGACACGCTGACCGTCTTCGGCCAGGCGCCCGGGATCGTCGACGTGCTGGCCAACGACCTCGACCCGGCGGGTGGCCTGCTGGTGGTCCAGCGTGCCGCCGCGGACCGCGAGGGGCAGCTCGACGTCGCGATCATCGACGGTCGGTGGCTGCGGATCTCCGCCGTGCAGCCGGCGCTGTCGCCCCGCACGCAGACCATCTCCTACACGATCAGCAACGGGGCCAGCTCCGGCGTCCGCGGCGAGGTCGTCGTCACCCAGCGCCCCCAGCCCGCGGACAACACCCCGATCACGGCGGCCGACAAGGTGGTCGTGCGCGCAGGCGGCGCCGTGGCCGCCCCGGTCCTCGACAACGACGTGTCCCCGGCCGGCGACCGCCTGACGCTGCTCAACGACCTGGTCGACAGCGAGACGCCCGGCCAGCTCGAGGTCGTCCCCCCGATCGACGTCACGGGTGACGTGGGCCGCGCGTTCGTCTCGGGTCGCGTGGTGCGCTACGTCGCCCCCGAGCAGGTCGAGGAGCGCGACACCTACACCGTCACCTACGTCGCGCAGAACCTCGAGGGAAAGCGAGCCCAGGGGGTCCTCTCGGTGACCGTCGTGCCGGCCGACGACCCCAACGACCCGCCCGAGCCGCCGACCCTGGAGGGTCGCGTGGTCGCCGGCGACGCGATCAAGGTCCGCGTCCCGGGCGTCGGCGTCGACCGCAACGGCGACCCGGTCACCGTCACCGGCATCACCTCGGCGCCCCGGCTGGGCCGGATCGTCTCCTACGGCGGCAACTTCCTCGAGTACCAGGCCTACCCCCGCACGGTCGGCACCGACGAGTTCACCTACTCCCTCGTCGACTCGCAGGGCGCCTTCGCCACCGGCACCGTCCGCATCGCGGTCGTCGAGGTGGGCCAGCCCCAGCCGCCGCTGGCGGTCGCGGACCGGCTCACGGTCGAGCCCGGAAGGACGGCGACCTTCGACCCGCTGGCCAACGACTTCATCGCCGCCGGCGACTCGGTGGAGGTCGAGCTGGTCGACGCCCCGGCGGGCGTCGAGCTGGACCCCCGGACCAACCTGGTGTCGGTGCCCGCCCCCGGGGAGCTCACGGCCCCGCCGGTGGTGGTCGTCTACCGCGTGACCAACGGCCTCCAGGAGTCCCGCGCCACGATGACCCTGCAGACGGCCGAGGGCTTCAACAACCCCCCGATCGTCTACGACGCCTTCGGCCGCGCCGACGACAGCGGCAGCGTCGTGGTCGACGTCCTCGAGGGCGCCTACGACCCCGACGGGCCCGCCAAGGGCCTCGAGGTGACCGACGTGAGCGGCGACGACTCGGCGCGTGTCGTCGACGGCGTCGAGGTCCGCGCCAACCGCGGGGCGGCGCCCAAGGTGCTGCCGTTCGAGGTCCGTGACGCCGACGGCGCCGTGGCCGTCGCATCCGTCTACATCCCGCCCACCGGCAACGGCCTGCCCTACGTGGTCGACGACGCCCTGATCGAGCTCGAGCCCGGTGCCACCACGACGGGCAAGCTCTCCGACTACGTCGCGGCACCCGGGGACGCCGAGGTGCGCCTGGCGTCGGGTCGGCGCTCGTGGTCCGCCTCGCCGACGTCCCTCGCGGTCGGTCCCGACGGCGACAACCGCTTCACCCTGTCGGCCCCCGCCGCGTTCCGCGGACCGGGTGCCGTGCTCGTGGAGGTCACCTCGGCGACCGACGCCAGCGGGAACGAGGACACCTCCACCACCGACGACGGTGCGACGGTCCTGCTCTCCATCCCGGTCCAGGTGGGTGACGACAAGCCGGAGCTCACGTGCCCCTCCACGGTCGTCCCCATCTCGGCCGGGCAGGACTACGCCCTCGACATCGCCACGTTCTGCAAGGTCTTCACCCTCGACCCCCGGGACGCGGCCGGGCTCTCCTACACCGCCGACTGGAGCCAGCCCCTCGACGGGCTCGCTGTCGGCAGCCCCGAGGGCTCCGTCGTGTCGGTGACCGCCGCGGAGACCGCGACCGAGGGCGGCCAGGCGGCCCTCACGGTGCAGGCGGGGGACAGCAACACCCAGCTGGTGCGCTTCCAGCTGGCCCAGGCGCCGTCCCCGAGGCTGCTGCCCATCCGGGTCGAGACGATGGAGGCCGGGCAGAGCCGCAGCTACGACGTCGGCTCTTACCTCGAGGCCGGCGTGTCCGACCCGGACCCCACGATCGTCTCCGTGCAGAGCACCGGCAACCCCGGTGTCCGTGCGTCGGCCGACGGCGGCAGGCTGACGCTGACGGCGACCGACGACGCCCGCGGCGCCCGTGCCAGCTTCCGGCTGGTGGTCAGCGACGTCTCGTCCGACGACCCGCCCGCCTCGCGGACCGCCGAGGGGCGCATCGAGTTCCAGGTCGTCGGGACCCCCGAGGCGCCCGGCGAGCCGCGTCCGTTCCCGCGCACCGACCAGATCGGCGCCGTGGAGATGTCGTGGGCGCCGCCGCGCGACGACGGCGGCGCGCCGATCCTGCACTACCTGGTGCGCGAGGAGAAGACCGGCGCCACGCAGCGGTGCGACACCAACGTCTGCGTCTTCCGCAAGCTCAAGAACGGCGGCAACTACAGCTTCCGCGTGCAGGCCGTGAACCGCGTCGGCAAGAGCGACTGGAGCGGTCTCTCGAAGACGGCCCGGGCCGACACG
This genomic stretch from Nocardioides renjunii harbors:
- the rpsE gene encoding 30S ribosomal protein S5, with protein sequence MSGAQRGQRSGGSGDRRGRDNGRGQAEKSVYIERVVAINRVAKVVKGGRRFSFTALVIVGDGEGLVGVGYGKAKEVPAAIAKGVEEAKKHFFKVPRIQGTIPHPVQGEKAAGVVLLRPAAPGTGVIAGGPVRAVLECAGIHDVLSKSLGSSNQINIVHATVEALRMLEEPEAVAARRGMRVEDVTPAALLRARAEGQLEAAAGVQK
- the rpmD gene encoding 50S ribosomal protein L30: MAQLKVQQTRSTIGRKANQRETMRSLGLKRIGDVVVKEDRPEIRGMVQTVRHLVTVEEVE
- the rplO gene encoding 50S ribosomal protein L15 codes for the protein MTLKLHHLRPAPGAKTAKTRVGRGEGSKGKTSGRGTKGTKARYQVPVAFEGGQMPIHMRLPKLKGFKNPFRVEFQVVNLDRLGELFPDGGSVTVDDLVAKGAVRKGQPVKVLGQGDISVAVQVSANAFSGSAKEKIEAAGGTATVA
- the secY gene encoding preprotein translocase subunit SecY; the protein is MLGAFANAFRTPDLRRKLLFVLLIITIFRLGSQVPTPGVNVANVQACINQLEEGGLYSLINLFSGGALLQLTIFALGIMPYITASIILQLLVVVIPRLEALKKEGQAGQTKITQYTRYLTLGLAVLQATGIVALARNGALLQGCERDLLHDNGTGTFLVMVVTMTAGTAVIMWLGELITDRGIGNGMSILIFTQVVATFPAALWSVQTSQGWVVFGVVMVIGLILVAGVIFIEQAQRRIPVQYARRMVGRKMFGGNSTYIPLKVNQAGIIPVIFASSLLYLPAMAVQFNPESQNPVLDFIGTYLVGGDHPLYMAMYFALIIFFTYFYVSITFNPVEVADNMKKYGGFIPGIRAGKPTEDYLSYVLSRITFPGALYLGLISLVPLIAFAAINASQNFPFGGTSILIMVGVALDTVKQIESQLQQRNYEGFLK
- a CDS encoding adenylate kinase translates to MRLILMGPPGAGKGTQARFVADHFGVPAISTGDIFRANVSRGTPLGIEAQRYMDAGEYVPDEVTNKMVRNRIDEDDAKPGFLLDGYPRTLAQVTELDGMIAFTGHRLDAVVVLTVDPEELVQRLLHRAQTDGRADDTEDVIRRRQEVYAEQTAPLIEVYRGRGICIEVDGMGEVDDVTTRIFDALDVVPQS
- the map gene encoding type I methionyl aminopeptidase, translating into MALRDRGLEIKTPDQIGLMRVAGRLVGETLELLRDAVRPGVTTLELDTLAETHIRDHGGVPSFKGYSQPPFPATICASVNDEVVHGIPGARALVEGDVVSIDCGAIVEGWHGDAAITVPVGEVADDVRELLRVTEESLWRGMAAARLGGRVTDISHAIETYVRAQGRYGILEDYTGHGIGTEMHMAPNVPNYGRRGRGPSIVQGLALAVEPMVTLGSKHTDLLEDEWTVATVDGSFAAHFEHTFTVTERGAWVLTAVDGGEARLGALGVPFGGR
- a CDS encoding TerC/Alx family metal homeostasis membrane protein, producing the protein MDVPTWVWIATGVVTLAIFTFDLAVVGRRPHEPSMKECATYLSIYVGLAVLFGLGVWYTSGGTYALEFYSGWLVEYSLSIDNLFIFIIIMAKFAVPRELQQYALMIGIVMALVMRAIFIAVGAAAIEQFSWVFYLFGLFLVYTAFKLAKEGGEDEDDEFEENKLVAFIERRFPATSEWHGKSLFVHDSNAKRMITPMFIVIITLGTTDLLFALDSIPAIFGITKEPYLVLTANIFALMGLRQLYFLIGGLLQRLIYLSYGLAFLLAFIGVKLFFHALHENELPFINGGEHLDYAWLEIPIWLSLVVIIATLAVTAVLSLWVSSRMSPEEQDAATGPRRDWEDD
- a CDS encoding serine/threonine-protein kinase codes for the protein MSAPDIPGFAFVEHLGSGGFADVFLYEQQWPRQRVAVKVVRPDVPLTDREKYLFTAEANAMARLADHPYIVSVITAGVTAEGGRPFLVMRYCPPPDLGIRVRSNPMAPVDAVATGIKLASAIETAHRSGILHRDIKPSNVLVTTYHEPALTDFGIAGHIADIEGDNDVRISYPWSPPELLDGRSNGSVASDVYSLGATIWHLLVGRSPFSIPSGDNSTRALSARILHAAPPATQRPDVPPALDRLLQQCLAKRPEHRPASALELARALQRIESAAGWARTSVAVEGDRPDASVMAPEVPEAPEDATAMKPVTVISASGPRRIAAQVAEPATDEDDDTGRTSTLVWAGIGAAVVALVVGFLLVRGDGRGEDPGVVVPTESQTPADVVPDVLTEAPTLTGSRTARGVLFEWRPPVPLEPGDSFSYYRDDTRTYGSTRQRQLLVRTDEPVCLDLRMTRGSDNSPSDSQCVT
- a CDS encoding FHA domain-containing protein, whose protein sequence is MLLGSGAHWVLLTDPGDEQVVQEIWDVLAMTAPSGSSVVERVMAIVEKSFAGDPPGLALVDFTSGASTALSRGAGHVRLAGPSRILSLDGGDDPDRLVPTRRLVGGVVAADRVELAPISTRTAPPAQPTAQATAPAAPGGALIDGIPAAILAAKGPDGPPPRTRTRRPVEDTGSLMDTSEPDPLAIQRIEEGSHTTIRPASAPHRAPEPGPAPDDHDGSTSMRPAHLSHSTAPTVLAVSCPLGHLTPPVSPQCRVCHQRVAPQEPRRVERPSLGGLRLPTGEVVPLDRGVILGRKPAPAEGSTDWPHLVHLPADHSFVSRRHLQIELDGWDVVARDLDSRGGTTVAPPGRDPQRMRPGDAYVLEPGTVLDMAHVYAVRFETGAVAR